Proteins encoded by one window of Blautia luti:
- a CDS encoding TOTE conflict system archaeo-eukaryotic primase domain-containing protein: MVINQIIKDIANIEYSLWVVNTYAAGIQQPNGRYITKYFPMSPFVIENMLLRHGSMGCYQQGYKTNRIKWICFDFDCKDKKNPNVYGLYKNCILPFTNMLDELEIKYLTEFSGRRGIHVWIIFKTVFEKKLGYRIVCELEKKCQILSEIKDNEEWELDRFPATDTSRGNIVGKQVKFPLSCHVAGERSYIFQGEFQKKEDTESEVFLNAQLGIMKAYMPNEITEVVRKLNIDTTYAETTKLKYRKYWLQGNIDVTSDQVINILSETKVFREIFQRMQQGNSLHQDWLVILGTLYLCDADAVLVTDVFRRFPNYDERKTFSNIEKLGKSYFPATFGYLYRIYGITLEENIDPEETGLHYLLRRCGVEPNILQQIENTNEKKTIYDISITAKKEKNYLKENDEVADVYIWNQLCNLKNYDFRFYEDLIKDIEEGKRIQFTPKNFKIFSRIESEEKTRKLVALSAKERIITTNLALRLCDLINESWKSFSYHISYTSNKYIFYHWYSSWRRYLDYIHVFMDVPFMDNYEVFYIDLKGFYDHIDFLAVLRSFEDVLDKKARNIFVFLTEYNDKLMKKIQNGDRIGVPQGPAYARIIAEMFLDKLLNSVLKKFDQEKIYVYRYVDDMVFFCRPDFDSRMLFDELMSFFPLVGLPVNLNKSKYYGKICDLSGNEKVQILHTDSFNYDLIENDYTGYLLEEEKKSKLKEYLTENPFNVGSLGYIFGKYTISEAQIWCLQNCRTEILSACEGRGSNYRKFYEFLFQNEKYIKIILDNHELKLIPLKSLNFSNFIHTLYYAVQDRTISPPIFERIKEEYLKKILDIELKKNDCIIVKALLLVDAEVANEKS; encoded by the coding sequence ATGGTAATTAATCAGATTATTAAGGATATTGCAAACATTGAATATTCGTTGTGGGTGGTAAATACTTATGCAGCAGGTATACAGCAACCGAATGGTCGTTATATTACAAAATATTTTCCAATGTCTCCATTTGTGATTGAAAATATGCTTTTAAGACATGGATCTATGGGGTGCTATCAACAGGGATACAAAACCAATCGGATAAAATGGATTTGTTTTGATTTTGATTGTAAAGATAAAAAAAATCCAAATGTCTATGGGTTATATAAAAACTGTATTCTCCCATTTACAAATATGTTGGATGAATTAGAAATTAAATATTTAACAGAATTTTCAGGACGAAGAGGAATTCATGTATGGATAATATTTAAAACGGTTTTTGAAAAAAAATTAGGATATCGTATTGTATGTGAATTAGAAAAAAAATGTCAGATTTTATCAGAAATAAAAGATAATGAGGAGTGGGAGCTGGATAGATTTCCGGCTACAGATACTAGCCGGGGTAATATAGTAGGAAAACAGGTGAAATTTCCATTATCATGTCATGTAGCAGGTGAAAGGTCTTATATTTTCCAGGGCGAATTTCAAAAAAAAGAAGATACAGAATCGGAAGTATTCTTGAATGCACAATTAGGCATAATGAAAGCATATATGCCTAATGAGATAACGGAAGTTGTTAGAAAACTTAATATTGATACAACATACGCTGAAACAACAAAGTTAAAATATAGAAAATATTGGTTGCAAGGAAATATAGATGTGACATCTGATCAAGTTATTAACATTTTATCGGAAACCAAAGTTTTTAGAGAAATTTTTCAAAGAATGCAACAGGGAAATTCATTGCATCAAGATTGGCTGGTTATTTTGGGAACATTATATTTATGTGATGCAGATGCAGTACTTGTAACGGACGTGTTTAGAAGATTTCCCAATTATGATGAGAGAAAAACATTCAGTAATATCGAAAAATTAGGAAAGTCATATTTCCCAGCAACATTTGGGTATCTTTACCGCATTTATGGGATTACATTGGAAGAAAATATCGATCCAGAAGAGACGGGATTGCATTATTTATTACGGAGATGTGGAGTTGAACCGAATATATTACAACAAATTGAAAATACAAATGAGAAAAAAACGATTTATGACATTAGTATTACTGCAAAAAAAGAGAAGAATTATTTAAAAGAAAATGATGAAGTCGCAGATGTTTATATATGGAATCAACTCTGTAACTTAAAAAATTATGATTTTCGTTTTTATGAAGATTTAATTAAAGATATAGAAGAAGGGAAAAGAATACAGTTTACACCGAAAAATTTTAAAATTTTTAGCCGAATTGAAAGTGAGGAAAAAACAAGAAAATTAGTTGCATTGTCGGCAAAAGAGCGTATCATTACAACTAATTTAGCCCTTCGATTATGTGACTTGATAAATGAAAGCTGGAAATCATTTAGTTATCATATATCATATACATCGAATAAATATATTTTCTATCATTGGTATTCCTCCTGGAGAAGATATTTAGACTATATACATGTATTTATGGATGTACCATTTATGGATAATTATGAGGTATTTTATATAGATTTAAAAGGTTTTTATGATCATATAGATTTTTTGGCGGTATTAAGAAGTTTTGAAGATGTTTTGGACAAAAAGGCAAGAAATATTTTTGTTTTTTTAACCGAATATAATGATAAATTAATGAAAAAAATTCAAAATGGTGATCGTATTGGAGTACCTCAAGGACCAGCTTATGCAAGGATAATAGCGGAAATGTTTTTGGACAAATTATTAAATTCCGTGTTAAAGAAGTTTGATCAGGAAAAAATTTATGTGTATCGTTATGTGGATGATATGGTATTTTTTTGCCGTCCAGATTTTGATAGTAGAATGCTGTTCGATGAATTAATGAGTTTTTTTCCTTTAGTTGGTCTACCAGTTAATTTAAATAAAAGTAAATATTATGGAAAAATATGTGATTTATCTGGTAATGAAAAGGTTCAAATTTTGCATACAGATAGTTTTAATTATGATTTAATCGAAAATGATTATACCGGATATTTGCTAGAAGAAGAAAAGAAAAGTAAATTAAAAGAATATTTGACAGAAAACCCATTTAATGTAGGTTCATTGGGCTACATTTTTGGTAAGTATACAATTTCAGAAGCACAAATATGGTGTTTGCAAAATTGCCGTACAGAAATTTTGAGTGCATGTGAAGGCAGAGGTAGTAATTACAGAAAATTTTATGAATTTTTATTTCAAAATGAAAAATATATAAAAATAATTTTGGATAATCATGAACTGAAGCTGATACCTCTTAAATCATTGAATTTTAGCAATTTCATTCATACATTGTATTATGCAGTACAGGATAGGACAATTTCACCCCCAATATTTGAACGAATAAAGGAAGAATATCTAAAAAAAATTTTAGATATTGAATTAAAGAAAAATGATTGCATTATTGTAAAAGCTCTTCTTTTGGTTGATGCGGAGGTAGCAAATGAAAAATCTTGA
- the pglX gene encoding BREX-1 system adenine-specific DNA-methyltransferase PglX — protein MNKNAIKKFAIEARKKLIDSVTDKAGMLGITEKSCSEPITKGSDFEVYQTVAGTEVTLNKRQCEQRRRLVSQIESRGFEAVVEEVAYTWFNRICAIRFMEVNDYLPTRVRVLSSEKEGKMEPDLVTQAPDVDLDLTAQEKEEIINWKMSGTSEDTDKLYCKLFLKQCHQLHDILPGLFEADSDYMELLFGISYTNKDDVIYMLVNPETGIPEADFDVSTLDAEGNPTGQVEIIGWLYQYYNTELKDDTFAKLKKNVKITKERIPAATQLFTPDWIVRYMVENSVGRIWIEHLRAVDSGTDEKATAERFGWKYYLPEAEQEDSVNVKLAEIRTSYKELKPTDITCIDPCMGSGHILIAMFDVLMDIYESAGYDKREAAFEIVEYNIHGLDIDQRAYQLAYFAVMMKGRGYNRRFLRGRDGKPEPKVYAIVESNEINRNHLQFFGTHLSEMERNLATMQIEGLLHTFKNAREYGSILNIDACDWNVLEKFVDDLGTTGQISFESVGSEETQVLLRKLIRIARNLEQKYDVVVTNPPYMRNRGMNSSLLKIVKKEYEAYKADMYAVFIKKVTTMLKYNGVMSMITQHSFMFLSSFLTLREDLYKMLFENLVHLGTKAFEEIGGEVVQTATFTVRNVYCNDFISRYKRLVQMDNAVEKENAFHSEENDYSAKQDSYKVIPGMPIAYWASKAVIDVFNKSKKLGDVSEPRKGNSTSNNDRFLRFWHEVSEDKLNLGAKKIDKNESHYKRWYPYNKGGSYRKWYGNNEYVVDWKDDAAEMRAIPSAVIANYQHFMEPGITWSTISGGQIGVRRFGHGFIFDNKGESLFADSEDNLNYYAGFLNSNVAMKYLEFLSPTLDFNCGYIARLPILQMPQNDKENVIEMVKENVQIMKDDWDSYEQSWDFVRSPLIDQYDTLKESYQAWVKKSKQKRKILKRNEERINFKFIELYQLQEEMSAEVKEESISLKICTLTEACKAFVSYFVGCMFGRYSIDYPGLICSGDILDTRMYEEYLPDEDNCIPITDEEFFTDDIVARFVEFVKTVYSADTLEENLDFIANALGNKGDTSREVIRNYFLKDFYADHLKVYQKRPIYWLFDSGKQNGFKALIYMHRYDADTVGCVRTDYLHRAQKYVETAMQSAQYTIDNASSASEKSKATKAVTKYTKQLAEMKIYDEAIAHIANKRIEIDLDDGVKVNYEKFQGVEVAQEGKKALKVDLLAKIK, from the coding sequence ATGAACAAGAATGCGATAAAGAAATTTGCCATAGAAGCAAGAAAAAAACTGATTGATTCTGTTACAGATAAAGCCGGTATGCTTGGAATTACAGAAAAATCATGCAGTGAACCAATCACAAAAGGATCAGACTTTGAAGTATACCAGACCGTTGCAGGAACAGAAGTAACATTGAATAAAAGACAATGTGAACAGAGAAGACGACTGGTATCCCAGATTGAATCCCGTGGATTTGAGGCAGTTGTAGAAGAAGTAGCTTATACCTGGTTCAACAGAATCTGTGCGATCCGTTTTATGGAAGTGAACGACTATCTTCCAACCAGAGTTCGTGTACTTTCTTCCGAAAAAGAAGGGAAGATGGAGCCGGATCTTGTGACACAGGCACCGGATGTAGATTTAGACCTGACTGCACAGGAAAAAGAAGAAATTATCAACTGGAAAATGAGTGGTACATCTGAAGATACGGATAAATTGTATTGCAAATTATTCCTAAAACAGTGTCATCAGTTGCATGATATTCTGCCGGGACTCTTTGAGGCAGATTCTGATTATATGGAATTGCTGTTTGGTATTTCTTATACGAATAAAGATGATGTTATCTATATGCTGGTGAATCCAGAAACAGGTATTCCGGAAGCTGACTTTGATGTGTCAACATTGGATGCAGAAGGAAATCCAACCGGACAGGTTGAGATCATTGGATGGCTGTATCAGTATTACAACACAGAATTAAAAGATGATACCTTTGCAAAACTGAAAAAGAACGTAAAAATCACAAAAGAAAGAATTCCAGCGGCAACTCAGCTTTTCACACCAGACTGGATTGTTCGCTATATGGTAGAAAACTCTGTGGGAAGAATCTGGATTGAACATTTAAGGGCGGTTGATTCAGGTACAGATGAAAAAGCAACTGCAGAAAGATTTGGATGGAAATACTATCTTCCGGAGGCAGAGCAGGAAGATTCTGTTAATGTAAAACTGGCAGAAATCCGTACTTCATACAAAGAACTGAAGCCTACAGATATTACCTGTATTGATCCATGTATGGGAAGCGGTCATATCCTGATTGCAATGTTTGATGTACTGATGGATATCTATGAAAGTGCCGGATATGACAAGAGAGAAGCAGCATTTGAGATTGTAGAATACAATATTCACGGACTGGATATTGACCAGAGAGCATATCAGCTTGCATATTTTGCAGTTATGATGAAGGGGCGTGGATATAACCGACGATTTCTGCGCGGAAGAGATGGAAAGCCAGAGCCGAAAGTCTATGCGATTGTAGAGAGCAATGAAATTAATCGGAATCATCTGCAGTTCTTTGGAACACATTTGAGTGAAATGGAACGAAATCTGGCTACGATGCAGATTGAAGGATTACTGCATACATTTAAAAATGCCAGAGAGTATGGATCTATCTTGAATATAGATGCTTGTGATTGGAATGTGCTGGAAAAATTTGTAGATGATTTAGGCACAACAGGACAGATTTCATTTGAGAGTGTCGGAAGTGAAGAAACACAGGTGCTGTTAAGAAAATTGATAAGAATAGCTCGAAACCTTGAACAGAAATATGATGTAGTTGTGACAAATCCACCATATATGAGAAATCGGGGAATGAATTCTTCACTGCTAAAAATAGTAAAGAAAGAATATGAAGCTTATAAAGCAGACATGTATGCTGTTTTTATAAAAAAAGTAACGACAATGTTAAAGTATAATGGAGTTATGAGTATGATTACTCAACATTCTTTTATGTTTTTGTCCAGCTTTTTGACTCTACGAGAAGATTTGTACAAGATGTTGTTTGAGAATTTAGTTCACTTAGGAACAAAAGCATTTGAAGAAATAGGTGGAGAAGTTGTTCAAACAGCAACTTTTACAGTTCGTAATGTATATTGCAACGATTTTATTAGCCGATATAAAAGACTAGTTCAGATGGATAATGCCGTTGAAAAAGAAAACGCATTTCATAGTGAAGAAAATGATTATTCAGCAAAGCAAGACTCATATAAGGTTATACCAGGAATGCCTATAGCGTATTGGGCATCGAAGGCTGTAATAGATGTTTTTAATAAATCTAAAAAATTAGGTGACGTATCTGAACCTCGTAAAGGTAATTCAACATCAAACAATGATAGGTTTTTAAGATTTTGGCATGAGGTATCCGAAGATAAATTGAATTTAGGGGCAAAGAAAATTGATAAAAATGAATCACACTATAAACGCTGGTATCCTTATAATAAAGGTGGAAGTTACCGTAAGTGGTATGGTAATAATGAATATGTAGTTGACTGGAAAGATGATGCGGCAGAAATGAGAGCAATTCCTAGTGCAGTAATTGCAAACTATCAGCATTTTATGGAACCTGGAATTACTTGGTCTACAATTTCGGGAGGACAAATTGGTGTTAGAAGATTTGGACATGGATTTATTTTTGATAATAAGGGTGAAAGTTTATTTGCGGATAGCGAAGATAATTTAAATTATTATGCAGGTTTTTTAAACAGTAATGTGGCAATGAAATATTTGGAATTTTTATCACCTACCTTAGATTTCAATTGCGGTTATATTGCTCGATTACCTATTTTGCAAATGCCACAGAATGATAAAGAAAATGTAATCGAGATGGTAAAAGAAAATGTGCAAATTATGAAGGATGATTGGGATTCATATGAGCAATCATGGGATTTTGTACGATCACCACTAATTGATCAATATGATACATTAAAAGAATCTTATCAAGCATGGGTAAAAAAAAGTAAACAGAAAAGAAAAATACTAAAAAGAAATGAAGAACGAATTAATTTTAAATTTATAGAATTATACCAGCTACAGGAAGAAATGTCAGCGGAAGTAAAAGAAGAAAGTATATCTCTTAAAATCTGTACTTTGACTGAGGCATGTAAAGCATTTGTATCATATTTTGTAGGATGTATGTTTGGGCGATATAGTATCGATTATCCTGGTTTAATATGTTCTGGAGATATATTAGATACACGGATGTATGAAGAGTATTTGCCAGATGAAGATAATTGTATACCAATAACAGATGAAGAATTTTTCACAGATGATATTGTTGCACGTTTTGTAGAATTTGTAAAAACGGTTTACAGTGCAGATACCTTAGAAGAAAACCTGGATTTCATTGCAAACGCATTAGGCAACAAAGGTGATACTTCCAGAGAAGTTATCCGTAATTATTTCCTAAAAGATTTTTATGCAGATCATCTGAAAGTATATCAGAAGAGACCAATTTACTGGTTGTTTGATAGCGGAAAACAAAATGGATTTAAAGCATTGATTTACATGCACCGTTACGATGCTGATACCGTGGGATGTGTAAGAACAGATTATTTACACCGGGCACAGAAATATGTAGAGACAGCTATGCAGAGTGCTCAGTATACTATTGACAATGCATCATCAGCATCGGAGAAATCAAAGGCAACAAAAGCAGTGACCAAATATACAAAGCAGCTTGCTGAAATGAAGATTTATGATGAAGCCATTGCTCATATTGCCAATAAGAGAATTGAGATTGACCTGGATGATGGTGTGAAAGTGAATTATGAGAAATTCCAGGGAGTGGAAGTTGCTCAGGAAGGAAAGAAAGCATTAAAAGTGGATCTTTTGGCAAAAATAAAATAG